In Deltaproteobacteria bacterium, the following are encoded in one genomic region:
- a CDS encoding DUF2520 domain-containing protein: MSPAGPRGVFVVGAGRLGRTLALALARGAGGFRLAGTWNRGEARARQTRRLLRGLTHGPCSGGELPPGIRKADLVLLCAGDDALGSLARRLAERGRIGPGQTVAHCAGALDLSVLEPCAREGAAVGSLHPLRAFVDPAEDLARLPGTLAVLEGEAEALPLLEALAGALSLRTATLAGGPRARARYHAAAVNAAGNLCALMDASLELAAGAGLSRDDALSGLLALSRGVLEAIEREGDPARALTGPVARGDEAVLAAHREALRGLPADLRKVYELLIARSRRLAGRR; encoded by the coding sequence ATGAGCCCGGCCGGGCCGCGCGGCGTCTTCGTCGTGGGCGCCGGTCGACTCGGTCGGACCCTGGCGCTGGCGCTCGCCCGCGGCGCGGGCGGCTTCCGCCTCGCCGGCACCTGGAACCGCGGCGAGGCCCGGGCCCGCCAGACCCGCCGCCTCCTCCGGGGGCTCACCCACGGCCCCTGCAGCGGCGGGGAGCTGCCGCCCGGGATCCGCAAGGCGGACCTCGTGCTCCTCTGCGCCGGCGACGACGCCCTCGGCTCCCTGGCGCGCCGCCTGGCCGAGCGCGGGCGGATCGGCCCGGGGCAGACCGTGGCCCACTGCGCCGGTGCCCTCGACCTCTCGGTGCTCGAGCCCTGCGCCCGGGAGGGCGCGGCGGTGGGCTCGCTCCACCCCCTGCGGGCCTTCGTCGATCCCGCCGAGGACCTCGCCCGGCTGCCGGGCACCCTCGCCGTGCTCGAGGGCGAGGCGGAGGCCCTGCCCCTCCTGGAGGCGCTGGCCGGCGCGCTCTCCCTGCGCACCGCCACCCTCGCGGGGGGCCCCCGGGCCCGGGCGCGCTACCACGCCGCCGCGGTGAACGCCGCCGGGAACCTCTGCGCGCTCATGGATGCCTCCCTCGAGCTGGCGGCCGGGGCGGGGCTCTCCCGCGACGACGCCCTCTCGGGGCTGCTCGCCCTCTCCCGGGGCGTCCTCGAGGCGATCGAGCGGGAGGGAGATCCAGCGCGCGCCCTGACCGGGCCGGTGGCCCGGGGCGACGAGGCCGTCCTCGCCGCTCACCGGGAGGCCCTGCGGGGCCTGCCGGCCGACCTGCGGAAGGTCTACGAGCTGCTCATCGCCCGCAGCCGGCGCCTGGCCGGGCGGCGCTGA
- a CDS encoding ATP-dependent Clp protease ATP-binding subunit, with product MRTRNSPDLELVLEEATDIAHNVGQTLSSTHVLLALFTVPNPAEILLRERGVDEDRVLEAVKRVVGEGQEIIDDLVSRAHTLARQMNSREAGCLHLLVAFLRTREIAAHRVLARAGLDIVATRNQAMSLLTGTLPRRYRVDPPPRPPRRTPERGRFPGKRGSAQPAPQSSAHTVEPGPGPQPSRRRWDQPATQSEEERRAEAQGQARAEPEPLEEAHLPPEPEEELSGPHELDPEQYPWLTSLGRNLTSLAHQGAFDPLVGREKEVEEVIDILGKRRTNNPVLVGEPGVGKTAIVEGLALSALELGARAGPIGEKIIIELDMASILAGTHLRGSFSEKLNGIKDEVRLSGGRVIVFIDEIHTLIGAGATGDGPQDAANELKAALSRGEFPCIGATTHDEYRKFIESDAALERRFTPVQVPEPSVEDTCKILEGIIERYEAHHRVPYRREALETAARLAERYVSDRCLPDKAIAVIDLAGSRARRQGDEEVTPEHIARVISQTARVPEERLLLTDQERLLEMEEALGKRIIGHREVLQRVAEVVRRNYAGFDSHRPMGSFLLLGPTGVGKTELAKALADFLYGGPEALVRVDMSEFGEPNTVARLIGSPPGYVGHEEGGQLTEAVRRRPFCVLLLDEIEKAHRDVLQLLLQVLDEGHLTDGRGRQVSFTHTVVLLTSNLGASAFAKSGGRVGFGANADEGQAENQSRALELARKSLPPELWNRIDERLTFSPLTPVEVRSVARLLLEESSRKLAAEREIVFEAGEEVITHLLEHGGYDVELGARPMRQTIQRLVEAPLADRILRGEIERGLTITIAVSERDELRFDCLPPQVGVAR from the coding sequence ATGCGAACGCGCAACTCCCCAGATCTCGAGCTGGTCCTAGAAGAGGCCACGGACATCGCCCACAACGTGGGCCAGACCCTCTCCAGCACCCACGTGCTGCTGGCGCTCTTCACCGTGCCCAACCCCGCGGAGATCCTCCTGCGCGAGCGCGGGGTGGACGAGGACCGGGTCCTCGAGGCCGTGAAGCGGGTGGTCGGCGAGGGTCAGGAGATCATCGACGACCTCGTCTCGCGGGCCCACACCCTGGCCCGGCAGATGAACAGCCGGGAGGCCGGCTGCCTCCACCTGCTGGTGGCCTTCCTGCGCACCCGCGAGATCGCCGCCCACCGGGTGCTCGCCCGCGCGGGCCTGGACATCGTCGCCACCCGCAACCAGGCGATGAGCCTCCTCACCGGCACCCTCCCCCGCCGCTACCGGGTCGATCCACCGCCGCGCCCACCGCGGCGCACCCCCGAGCGGGGACGCTTCCCGGGCAAGCGAGGCAGCGCCCAGCCGGCCCCCCAGTCCTCGGCCCACACCGTCGAGCCGGGTCCGGGGCCGCAGCCGAGCCGCCGCCGCTGGGACCAGCCGGCCACGCAGTCCGAGGAGGAGCGCCGGGCCGAGGCGCAGGGCCAGGCCCGCGCCGAGCCCGAGCCCCTGGAGGAGGCCCACCTCCCTCCCGAGCCCGAAGAGGAGCTCTCCGGCCCCCACGAGCTGGACCCCGAGCAGTACCCCTGGCTGACCAGCCTGGGCCGGAACCTCACCAGCCTCGCCCACCAGGGCGCCTTCGATCCCCTGGTCGGCCGCGAGAAGGAGGTCGAGGAGGTCATCGACATCCTCGGCAAGCGCCGCACCAACAACCCGGTGCTCGTCGGCGAGCCGGGCGTCGGCAAGACCGCCATCGTCGAGGGCCTCGCCCTCTCCGCCCTCGAGCTCGGCGCACGCGCCGGCCCCATCGGCGAGAAGATCATCATCGAGCTCGACATGGCCTCGATCCTCGCCGGCACCCACCTGCGGGGCTCCTTCTCGGAGAAGCTCAACGGCATCAAGGACGAGGTGCGCCTCTCGGGGGGCCGGGTCATCGTCTTCATCGACGAGATCCACACCCTCATCGGCGCCGGGGCCACCGGCGACGGCCCCCAGGACGCGGCCAACGAGCTGAAGGCCGCCCTCTCGCGCGGCGAGTTCCCCTGCATCGGGGCCACCACCCACGACGAGTACCGCAAGTTCATCGAGTCGGACGCCGCCCTCGAGCGGCGCTTCACGCCGGTGCAGGTCCCCGAGCCGAGCGTCGAGGACACCTGCAAGATCCTCGAGGGCATCATCGAGCGCTACGAGGCCCACCACCGCGTGCCCTATCGCCGCGAGGCCCTCGAGACCGCTGCCCGCCTGGCCGAGCGCTACGTCAGTGACCGCTGCCTCCCCGACAAGGCCATCGCCGTCATCGACCTGGCGGGCTCCCGGGCCCGCCGGCAGGGCGACGAGGAGGTCACCCCCGAGCACATCGCCCGGGTGATCTCCCAGACGGCGCGGGTCCCGGAGGAGCGCCTCCTCCTCACCGATCAGGAGCGCCTCCTCGAGATGGAGGAGGCCCTCGGCAAGCGCATCATCGGCCACCGCGAGGTGCTGCAGCGGGTCGCGGAGGTCGTGCGGCGCAACTACGCCGGCTTCGACTCCCACCGCCCGATGGGCTCCTTCCTCCTCCTCGGCCCCACCGGCGTGGGCAAGACCGAGCTCGCCAAGGCCCTGGCCGACTTCCTCTACGGAGGCCCCGAGGCCCTGGTGCGGGTGGACATGAGCGAGTTCGGCGAGCCGAACACGGTGGCGCGCCTCATCGGCTCCCCCCCGGGCTACGTCGGCCACGAGGAGGGCGGCCAGCTCACCGAGGCCGTCCGCCGCCGCCCCTTCTGCGTCCTCCTCCTCGACGAGATCGAGAAGGCCCACCGGGACGTGCTCCAGCTCCTGCTCCAGGTCCTCGACGAGGGTCACCTCACCGACGGCCGCGGCCGGCAGGTCTCCTTCACCCACACCGTCGTGCTGCTCACCTCCAACCTCGGCGCCTCCGCCTTCGCCAAGAGCGGCGGCCGGGTGGGCTTCGGGGCGAACGCCGACGAGGGTCAGGCCGAGAACCAGAGCCGGGCCCTGGAGCTGGCGCGCAAGTCCCTGCCCCCCGAGCTCTGGAACCGCATCGACGAGCGCCTCACCTTCTCACCCCTCACCCCCGTCGAGGTGCGCTCCGTCGCCCGCCTCCTCCTCGAGGAGAGCAGCCGCAAGCTGGCGGCCGAGCGGGAGATCGTCTTCGAGGCCGGCGAGGAGGTCATCACCCACCTCCTCGAGCACGGCGGCTACGACGTCGAGCTCGGCGCCCGGCCCATGCGGCAGACCATCCAGCGCCTGGTCGAGGCGCCCCTGGCCGACCGGATCCTCCGGGGCGAGATCGAGCGGGGGCTCACGATCACCATCGCGGTGAGCGAGCGCGACGAGCTGCGCTTCGACTGCCTTCCCCCGCAGGTCGGCGTCGCGCGATGA
- a CDS encoding chemotaxis protein CheW — MIERVLLVRAGADRFGIPLSLSLGVVDAQVTPLPCTAQEQAGLLLHEGSLFPVFDPAPLLELHSPLLTGAIAVLLEVAGEPLALLCDGVEGTAPLDPQTGLTEGGLAPIDLPAAFPELSAGGGR; from the coding sequence GTGATCGAGCGGGTGCTCCTGGTGCGCGCGGGCGCCGACCGCTTCGGGATCCCGCTCTCCCTCTCCCTCGGGGTGGTGGACGCGCAGGTCACGCCGCTGCCCTGCACCGCGCAGGAGCAGGCCGGCCTGCTCCTCCACGAGGGGAGCCTCTTCCCGGTCTTCGATCCGGCCCCGCTCCTGGAGCTCCACTCGCCCCTCCTGACCGGCGCGATCGCCGTCCTCCTCGAGGTCGCCGGCGAGCCCCTGGCGCTCCTCTGCGACGGGGTGGAGGGGACGGCCCCCCTCGATCCGCAGACGGGTCTCACCGAGGGCGGGCTGGCCCCCATCGACCTGCCCGCGGCCTTCCCCGAGCTCTCGGCCGGCGGCGGCCGCTGA
- a CDS encoding tetratricopeptide repeat protein yields MSRPTLRNTLRMAASAYAEQDFERARDAAATAVALSPDSVPAHHYLAASLAALGQPRAADRAFHEGLTLAPGDPELLLGLCDLLTGELSTDAPALEEALALGELGGTLAARKEDEGLTLEFALTCARALTSLGRPAEAVVRLAGFDAEENTDLHLQRGMAHFELGALEAAAECFDLALALEPDEALAHWYLGLIAEHLGESDEALRHAERARRLDPETFPTPFLSTTRTFEGAVERAIEQLAPAWKSRIRRFEIVVEALPPRGRLGPLSPLALWDLRETGEGQTIALFRRNLERGSGSLEALVKNLQRTLRRAIAKSGRPRHTPSPIQLYPAAIEQ; encoded by the coding sequence ATGAGCCGACCCACCTTGCGGAACACCTTGCGGATGGCCGCCTCGGCCTACGCCGAGCAGGACTTCGAACGCGCCCGGGATGCGGCGGCGACGGCGGTCGCCCTCTCCCCCGACTCCGTCCCGGCCCACCACTACCTGGCGGCCTCCCTGGCCGCCCTCGGGCAGCCGCGGGCCGCCGATCGGGCCTTCCACGAGGGCCTGACCCTGGCCCCCGGTGATCCCGAGCTCCTCCTCGGCCTCTGCGACCTCCTCACCGGTGAGCTCTCGACCGACGCTCCGGCCCTGGAGGAGGCGCTGGCGCTCGGCGAGCTCGGGGGCACCCTCGCCGCCCGCAAGGAGGACGAGGGGCTGACCCTGGAGTTCGCGCTGACCTGCGCCCGGGCGCTGACCAGCCTCGGCCGCCCGGCGGAGGCCGTCGTGCGCCTCGCCGGCTTCGACGCCGAGGAGAACACCGACCTCCACCTCCAGCGGGGCATGGCCCACTTCGAGCTCGGCGCCCTGGAGGCCGCCGCCGAGTGCTTCGACCTCGCCCTCGCCCTGGAGCCCGACGAGGCCCTGGCTCACTGGTACCTCGGCCTGATCGCCGAGCACCTCGGGGAGTCCGACGAGGCGCTCCGCCACGCCGAGCGCGCCCGCCGCCTCGATCCGGAGACCTTCCCCACCCCCTTCCTCTCGACCACGCGGACCTTCGAGGGAGCCGTGGAGCGCGCGATCGAGCAGCTCGCCCCGGCCTGGAAGTCGCGGATCCGCCGCTTCGAGATCGTCGTCGAGGCTCTGCCTCCTCGGGGGCGCCTGGGCCCCCTCTCGCCGCTGGCGCTCTGGGATCTCCGGGAGACCGGCGAGGGCCAGACCATCGCCCTCTTCCGCCGCAACCTCGAGCGCGGCTCGGGCAGCCTGGAGGCCCTGGTGAAGAACCTCCAGCGCACCCTGCGCCGGGCGATCGCCAAGAGCGGCCGCCCCCGGCACACCCCCTCCCCGATCCAGCTCTACCCGGCCGCGATCGAGCAGTAG
- the udk gene encoding uridine kinase has translation MSVLTIGIAGGTASGKSTVARRIAVALAGHPVVFLDQDAYYRELDHLSEEERAKINFDHPDAFDVELLVEHIRSLREGRGVEKPVYSFTHHTRTEETIPLEPGPVVVVEGILVLSLPPVRELLDLKIYVDTDDDVRVARRIERDVRERGRTLSGVIEQYFDTVRPMHWSFVEPSKRYADVIIPHGGHSDAAVGMVVDTIRARLDR, from the coding sequence ATGTCCGTGCTCACCATTGGCATCGCTGGCGGAACCGCCTCTGGCAAGTCCACTGTCGCCCGGCGCATCGCCGTGGCCCTCGCCGGTCACCCGGTGGTCTTCCTCGATCAGGACGCCTACTACCGGGAGCTCGATCACCTCTCGGAGGAGGAGCGGGCGAAGATCAACTTCGACCACCCGGACGCCTTCGACGTCGAGCTCCTCGTCGAGCACATCCGCTCCCTCAGGGAGGGGAGGGGGGTCGAGAAGCCGGTCTACTCCTTCACCCACCACACGCGCACCGAGGAGACCATCCCCCTCGAGCCCGGCCCGGTGGTGGTGGTGGAGGGGATCCTCGTCCTCTCCCTCCCGCCGGTGCGCGAGCTGCTCGACCTGAAGATCTACGTCGACACCGACGACGACGTGCGCGTCGCCCGCCGGATCGAGCGCGACGTCCGCGAGCGCGGCCGGACCTTGAGCGGCGTCATCGAGCAGTACTTCGACACGGTCCGCCCCATGCACTGGAGCTTCGTCGAGCCCTCGAAGCGCTACGCCGACGTGATCATCCCCCACGGCGGGCACTCCGACGCCGCGGTGGGGATGGTGGTCGACACCATCCGCGCCCGCCTGGACCGCTGA